A section of the Pseudomonas flavescens genome encodes:
- the clsB gene encoding cardiolipin synthase ClsB, which produces MKYDWRDGNQVDLLINGEDFFPAVFESIRNAQREVLLETFIIFEDKVGMELQEALIAAAHNGARVEITVDGYGTADLSKEYVAALVAAGVRVHMFDPGKRLMGMRTNLFRRLHRKIVVIDSELAYIGGINYGVDHLIANGPMAKQDYALRVRGPIVADLHAASERLLQARDDREVALRRSNQPTQHRHAGNSRMLMAIRDNGDDTNTIEQHYLDAIRNAQHRLVVANAYFFPGYRLLRELRNAARRGVKVTLILQGQPDMPLVRLCSRLTYNYLLRDGVTIYEYCQRPLHGKVALADHEWSTVGSSNLDPLSLSLNLEANVIVRDPALNRRLYEHLMELATSSCKSVPLKRVMRGYWWRAPLIFMCFHFLRHFPAIAGWFPAHSPRLKLLQPNVEAPQCNTLQIDQEKVS; this is translated from the coding sequence ATGAAGTACGACTGGCGTGATGGCAACCAGGTCGATTTGCTGATCAACGGCGAGGATTTCTTTCCTGCCGTGTTTGAAAGCATCCGCAACGCCCAGCGCGAGGTGCTGCTGGAAACCTTCATCATCTTCGAAGACAAAGTTGGCATGGAGCTGCAGGAAGCGTTGATCGCTGCCGCGCATAACGGCGCCCGCGTGGAGATCACCGTGGACGGCTACGGTACCGCCGACCTGTCGAAAGAATACGTCGCGGCGCTGGTCGCTGCCGGCGTGCGCGTGCACATGTTCGATCCGGGCAAGCGCCTGATGGGCATGCGCACCAACCTGTTCCGCCGCCTGCACCGCAAGATCGTGGTGATCGACAGCGAGCTGGCCTACATCGGCGGCATCAACTATGGCGTCGATCACCTCATCGCCAATGGGCCGATGGCCAAGCAGGACTACGCGCTTCGCGTTCGCGGGCCGATCGTTGCCGATCTGCACGCGGCCAGCGAGCGCCTGCTGCAAGCGCGCGACGACCGTGAAGTGGCCCTGCGCCGCAGCAATCAGCCGACTCAGCATCGTCATGCAGGCAACAGCCGGATGCTCATGGCGATCCGCGACAACGGCGACGACACCAACACCATCGAACAGCATTACCTGGACGCCATCCGCAACGCCCAGCATCGTCTGGTGGTGGCCAACGCCTATTTCTTTCCCGGCTACCGCCTGCTGCGCGAATTGCGCAACGCGGCGCGGCGTGGGGTCAAGGTCACCCTGATTCTTCAGGGCCAACCGGACATGCCGCTGGTGCGGTTGTGCTCGCGGCTGACCTACAACTACCTGCTGCGCGACGGCGTGACCATCTACGAATACTGCCAGCGCCCGCTGCACGGCAAGGTGGCGCTGGCCGACCACGAATGGTCGACCGTGGGCTCCAGCAATCTGGACCCCCTGAGCCTGTCGCTGAATCTGGAAGCCAACGTGATCGTCCGTGACCCGGCCCTCAATCGCCGGTTATACGAGCACCTGATGGAACTGGCCACCTCGAGCTGCAAATCGGTGCCGCTAAAGCGGGTGATGCGCGGCTACTGGTGGCGCGCGCCGCTGATCTTCATGTGCTTCCACTTCCTGCGCCACTTTCCGGCCATCGCCGGCTGGTTCCCGGCCCACTCGCCACGGCTCAAGCTCTTGCAACCGAACGTCGAGGCGCCACAGTGCAACACCCTGCAGATCGACCAGGAGAAAGTCTCGTGA
- a CDS encoding CBS domain-containing protein: MTINDITCSEDEDVGHVARNMGENLIRRLPVLSRESRLVGVVSLSNIAQAGDSDASTAPFRSVTGAH, from the coding sequence ATGACAATCAACGATATCACCTGCTCCGAAGACGAAGACGTCGGTCATGTGGCCCGCAACATGGGTGAGAACCTGATACGTCGTCTGCCGGTGCTGAGCCGCGAGAGTCGTCTGGTGGGTGTCGTTTCCCTGAGCAACATCGCCCAGGCCGGTGACAGTGACGCCAGCACGGCACCGTTTCGCAGCGTCACCGGAGCGCACTGA
- a CDS encoding DUF72 domain-containing protein, translating into MSRIHIGISGWRYAPWRGEFYPQGLRQKEELEFASRAVNSIEINGSFYALQTPERYAGWASETPEGFRFAVKAPRYITHIRRLNDVATPIANFFASGPLQLGDRLGPFLWQFPPSMAFDEQRFADFLALLPKDTEQAQRCAREADRQSEGSLDAPHHQRLRHAVEIRHGSFRDPVFIALLRKHKVALVFADSGGKWPYAEDLTSDFVYLRLHGNKKLYASGYDEPALAHWHQRIATWSRGNQPGDAQLIDAHKPRARASRDVYCYFDNDLKVRAPYDAYSLLQQFDLAEGLPNAPGRSPGVSQ; encoded by the coding sequence TTGAGCCGCATCCATATCGGCATCTCCGGCTGGCGTTACGCGCCATGGCGGGGTGAGTTCTATCCCCAGGGCCTGCGTCAGAAGGAGGAGCTGGAGTTCGCCTCCCGGGCCGTCAACAGCATCGAGATCAACGGCTCGTTCTACGCCTTGCAGACGCCCGAGCGCTATGCCGGCTGGGCCAGCGAGACGCCTGAGGGGTTTCGTTTCGCGGTCAAGGCGCCGCGCTACATTACCCACATACGCCGCCTGAACGACGTAGCCACGCCGATCGCCAACTTCTTCGCCTCCGGGCCTCTGCAACTCGGCGACAGACTCGGCCCGTTCCTGTGGCAGTTCCCGCCGAGCATGGCCTTCGATGAGCAGCGCTTCGCCGACTTTCTCGCCTTGCTGCCCAAAGATACCGAACAGGCACAACGCTGTGCCCGCGAAGCGGATCGGCAGAGCGAAGGCAGTCTCGACGCACCCCATCACCAGCGTCTGCGACATGCCGTGGAAATCCGCCATGGCAGTTTCCGGGACCCGGTCTTCATCGCCCTGCTGCGCAAGCACAAGGTGGCGCTGGTGTTCGCTGACAGTGGCGGCAAGTGGCCCTACGCCGAAGACCTGACGAGCGACTTCGTGTACCTGCGCCTGCACGGCAACAAGAAACTCTACGCCAGCGGCTACGATGAGCCTGCGCTGGCCCACTGGCACCAGCGCATCGCCACCTGGAGCCGCGGCAACCAGCCAGGCGATGCGCAATTGATCGATGCCCACAAGCCTCGTGCCAGGGCCTCGCGCGACGTCTACTGCTATTTCGACAACGATCTCAAGGTACGCGCCCCCTACGACGCCTACTCGCTTTTACAGCAGTTCGACCTGGCCGAGGGGCTGCCCAATGCCCCAGGCCGGTCGCCAGGAGTTTCCCAATGA
- a CDS encoding lysylphosphatidylglycerol synthase domain-containing protein yields the protein MSEPDDKQGKPVWRWAKRLLTLCFFILVPVLLFMLVKNLDWQEVSKALRGYSSGILLAAIGVSALSYAVYSSFDLIGRAYTSHKLPARQILPLTFVCYAFTLNLSSWVGGVALRYRLYSRLGLKVSTITRVLSMSLITNWLGYILLAGVIFTFGLLKLPEGWAIGATGLRIIGLALLAVGIGYLLACQFSKRRTWKVRGHELTLPALPMALLQAGLGALNWSLMALIIYLLLPEEAFYPMILGILMISSIAGVITHIPAGLGVIEAVFIALLQHEMSKGSIVAALIGYRAIYFLLPLAVACVVYLVLEKRAKKLRQNGNQDASSEATDPA from the coding sequence GTGAGCGAGCCCGACGACAAGCAAGGCAAACCGGTATGGCGCTGGGCCAAGCGCCTGCTGACCCTGTGCTTTTTCATCCTGGTGCCGGTGCTGCTGTTCATGCTGGTCAAGAACCTCGACTGGCAGGAAGTCAGCAAGGCCCTGCGCGGTTACAGCAGCGGCATTCTGCTCGCCGCGATCGGCGTCTCGGCGCTGAGCTACGCCGTGTACTCGAGCTTCGACCTGATCGGCCGCGCCTACACCAGCCACAAGCTGCCAGCGCGGCAGATCCTGCCGCTGACCTTCGTCTGCTACGCCTTCACGCTCAACCTGAGTTCCTGGGTGGGCGGCGTCGCCCTGCGCTATCGCCTGTATTCGCGCCTCGGCCTCAAGGTTTCGACCATCACCCGCGTATTGAGCATGAGCCTGATCACCAACTGGCTGGGTTACATCCTGCTGGCAGGCGTGATCTTCACCTTCGGCCTGCTCAAGCTGCCGGAAGGCTGGGCCATCGGCGCCACGGGCCTGCGCATCATCGGCCTGGCGTTGCTGGCGGTGGGCATCGGCTACCTGCTCGCCTGCCAGTTCTCCAAACGCCGAACCTGGAAGGTGCGTGGCCATGAACTGACCCTCCCTGCGCTGCCGATGGCGCTGTTGCAGGCGGGCCTGGGTGCACTGAACTGGTCGCTGATGGCGCTGATCATCTACCTGTTGCTGCCGGAAGAAGCCTTCTACCCGATGATTCTCGGCATTCTGATGATCAGCAGTATCGCCGGAGTGATCACCCATATCCCGGCCGGGCTGGGCGTCATCGAGGCGGTGTTCATCGCCCTGCTGCAGCACGAAATGTCCAAGGGCAGCATCGTCGCCGCGCTGATCGGCTACCGGGCGATCTACTTCCTGTTGCCACTGGCCGTCGCCTGCGTGGTGTATCTGGTGCTGGAAAAGCGGGCCAAGAAGCTGCGCCAGAACGGCAATCAGGACGCTTCCAGCGAAGCGACCGACCCGGCCTGA
- a CDS encoding DUF3079 domain-containing protein, translating to MAKKFPLLPKNPERVCWGCDRYCAADDLECGNGAGRTQHPSEMLGDDWYLHGDWGIEPPPAEQNPKQRLV from the coding sequence ATGGCCAAGAAATTCCCCCTGCTCCCGAAGAACCCCGAGCGCGTCTGCTGGGGGTGCGACCGCTATTGCGCTGCCGACGACCTGGAGTGTGGCAACGGTGCAGGCCGCACCCAGCATCCCAGCGAAATGCTCGGTGACGACTGGTACCTGCATGGCGACTGGGGCATCGAGCCTCCTCCCGCCGAACAGAACCCGAAACAGCGCCTGGTCTAG
- a CDS encoding endonuclease/exonuclease/phosphatase family protein produces the protein MSTHQPAPTELATAVHTLKILTVNTHKGFTALNRRFILPELRDAVRTLSADMVFLQEVHGTHEHHAKRYEEWPATPQYEFLADSMWPQFAYGRNAVYPHGDHGNALLSKFPILRHENLDISIGTQEQRGLLYSVLDVPGHAEVHAICVHLGLREIHRKQQLGLLCKVLDRLPADAPVIVAGDFNDWRKRADGLLAASGLKEAFVSEHGAPAKSFPARWPLLCLDRIYVRNATTHNPQVLSTRPWSHLSDHAPLAVEIRL, from the coding sequence ATGAGCACCCACCAACCGGCACCGACCGAACTGGCTACGGCGGTCCACACGCTGAAGATTCTCACGGTCAATACCCACAAGGGGTTCACCGCTCTGAATCGGCGTTTCATCCTGCCGGAGCTGCGCGATGCGGTCCGCACGTTGTCGGCGGACATGGTGTTCCTGCAGGAGGTGCACGGTACCCACGAGCACCACGCCAAGCGCTACGAAGAATGGCCAGCGACGCCACAATACGAGTTTCTCGCCGACAGCATGTGGCCGCAGTTCGCCTACGGCCGCAATGCCGTTTACCCCCACGGCGACCACGGCAATGCACTGCTGTCGAAGTTTCCCATCCTGCGCCACGAGAACCTGGATATCTCCATTGGCACCCAGGAGCAGCGCGGGCTGCTGTACTCGGTGCTCGACGTGCCGGGCCACGCCGAAGTACACGCCATCTGCGTGCACCTGGGGCTGCGGGAAATCCATCGCAAGCAGCAGCTCGGTCTGCTCTGCAAGGTGCTCGACCGCCTGCCTGCCGATGCGCCGGTGATCGTCGCGGGTGACTTCAACGACTGGCGCAAACGTGCCGACGGCTTGCTGGCCGCCAGCGGTCTGAAGGAAGCCTTCGTCAGCGAACATGGCGCGCCGGCAAAGAGCTTTCCCGCGCGCTGGCCGCTGCTCTGCCTAGATCGCATCTACGTGCGCAACGCAACCACTCACAACCCGCAGGTGCTGTCGACCCGCCCCTGGTCGCACCTGTCGGATCATGCACCGTTGGCTGTGGAGATACGGCTATGA